One part of the Streptomyces lienomycini genome encodes these proteins:
- a CDS encoding Lrp/AsnC family transcriptional regulator yields MQTSAERDELDELDRMLVTALQAAPRADWRRVGRALDVDASTAARRWARLTEAGLAWLSCHPAVGPGLAPLVAFIEIDCAPGLLRQVAAGIAADPHVFTVEHVTGARDLLVTAAFQDQAALARYLGFRLGALDGVTATRSQIATMVHVEGSHWRLDRLAERRRAVLVDRAPTERSASASAPAAPDGADLALFTALSEDCRMPAARLAERTGLSPTTVRRRLARMRAERALVFRCEVARFLSGWPVSVTLWCAAPPGDVPKIAAQLIGTRETRLCASLSGPHNVMATVWLRSVEEIQPYEARLVARFPGLVIADRAVALWPLKLGGHILDPYGRHVRAVPVAPWEDAAAATAEETLLARFRS; encoded by the coding sequence ATGCAGACATCCGCCGAGCGGGACGAGCTCGACGAGCTGGACCGCATGCTCGTCACCGCCCTCCAGGCCGCGCCGCGCGCCGACTGGCGCCGCGTCGGACGGGCGCTGGACGTGGACGCCTCCACCGCGGCCAGGCGCTGGGCCCGGCTCACCGAGGCGGGGCTGGCCTGGCTGAGCTGCCACCCGGCGGTCGGCCCCGGACTCGCCCCGCTCGTGGCGTTCATCGAGATCGACTGCGCGCCGGGGCTGCTGAGACAGGTCGCCGCCGGGATCGCCGCCGACCCGCACGTCTTCACCGTCGAGCACGTCACCGGCGCCCGGGACCTGCTGGTCACCGCCGCCTTCCAGGACCAGGCCGCGCTCGCCCGCTACCTCGGGTTCCGGCTCGGCGCCCTGGACGGGGTGACCGCGACGCGCAGCCAGATCGCCACCATGGTGCACGTGGAGGGCAGCCACTGGCGCCTCGACCGGCTGGCCGAACGCCGCCGCGCCGTCCTCGTCGACCGTGCGCCGACGGAGCGCTCCGCCAGTGCGTCTGCCCCCGCCGCCCCGGACGGCGCGGACCTCGCCCTGTTCACCGCGCTCAGCGAGGACTGCCGGATGCCGGCCGCGAGACTCGCGGAGCGTACGGGACTCAGCCCGACGACGGTCCGCCGCCGCCTCGCCCGGATGCGGGCCGAGCGGGCCCTCGTCTTCCGCTGCGAGGTGGCCCGCTTCCTCTCCGGCTGGCCGGTCTCGGTGACCCTGTGGTGCGCGGCCCCGCCGGGCGACGTCCCCAAGATCGCCGCGCAGCTCATCGGCACGCGCGAGACCCGCCTGTGCGCGTCGCTGTCCGGCCCGCACAACGTGATGGCCACGGTGTGGCTCCGCTCGGTCGAGGAGATCCAGCCGTACGAGGCACGACTGGTGGCCCGCTTCCCCGGCCTGGTCATCGCCGACCGCGCGGTCGCCCTGTGGCCGCTCAAGCTCGGCGGCCACATCCTCGACCCGTACGGCCGCCACGTCCGCGCCGTACCGGTCGCCCCCTGGGAGGACGCGGCGGCGGCTACGGCGGAGGAGACGTTGCTGGCGCGGTTCCGGTCATGA
- a CDS encoding trimeric intracellular cation channel family protein, which yields MSTEPAPLLALDLTGTFAFGLNGALTAVRAARLDLVGVVVLGMITALGGGVIRDVLIDSLPPATFLDWRYYTLAAAGGLIAFAVSRHLRRLEPAITVLDAVGLSTFAVIGASKALDAGLAVVPAMLLGVITAVGGGTIRDTLVGRIPTVLRTGLYAIPALVGAAVTVAADETGLYGLPAALGAATACFLIRVLGLRFGLNAPEPPETRPPGGRTRDRE from the coding sequence ATGAGCACCGAACCCGCTCCGCTGCTCGCCCTGGATCTGACCGGCACGTTCGCGTTCGGGCTGAACGGGGCGCTGACCGCGGTGCGGGCCGCGCGGCTGGACCTGGTCGGCGTGGTGGTGCTCGGGATGATCACCGCGTTGGGCGGCGGGGTCATCCGGGACGTCCTCATCGACTCGCTGCCGCCCGCCACGTTCCTGGACTGGCGGTACTACACGCTCGCCGCCGCCGGGGGCCTGATCGCCTTCGCCGTCAGCAGGCACCTGCGCCGGCTGGAACCGGCGATCACCGTGCTGGACGCGGTCGGCCTGAGCACCTTCGCGGTGATCGGCGCGAGCAAGGCGCTGGACGCCGGGCTGGCCGTCGTACCGGCCATGCTGCTGGGCGTGATCACCGCGGTGGGCGGAGGGACGATCCGCGACACCCTCGTCGGCCGGATCCCGACGGTGCTGCGCACCGGGCTGTACGCCATCCCCGCGCTGGTGGGCGCGGCGGTGACGGTCGCCGCCGACGAGACGGGGCTCTACGGCCTCCCGGCCGCCCTCGGGGCGGCGACCGCCTGCTTCCTGATCCGCGTGCTCGGCCTCCGCTTCGGGCTGAACGCGCCGGAGCCGCCCGAGACGCGTCCGCCGGGTGGCCGAACCCGCGACCGTGAGTAG
- a CDS encoding MFS transporter: protein MSAAPTTRNPSGTGTGASVKAVVGLLVLFEFVSGFLQMGMVPLLPKIGDRLGASDSDLSWVVAVQLLAAAVCVPAFGRLGDLHGHRLMLRISLATVAAGTCLVALAPSFEVLLLGRILQGPLAALLPLEIALVRDRLPVALARRAIARLVGALTVGSLLGALAMGAADEALGDVRLTLLLPAVLTVVCVPVSFLSVPESRRLAAGRVDLPGIVLLGAAMIGLLLGVSAAEEQGWLTAPVLGPIAAGAGLLAVFAAVELRSADPLLDLRAMKGRGSAPFYLASFLFGVFFFGSQAPNATFWAADPAETGYGFALGALSISLMSLPGAVCSVVGSTLTARIAGRTGYRRALVGAFTLVALSFGSFALLHDAWWQMSLTYAVLGLAVGLALGAMPTVVVESGDPSRSGVATAVYNNVKTLGGAVAGGVFASVLGSLLTVDGEAPGERAYVVLWVVAGACALAAAGAVALAHREEGAPAAGG, encoded by the coding sequence GTGAGCGCCGCGCCCACCACACGGAATCCGTCCGGCACCGGGACCGGCGCCTCCGTGAAGGCCGTCGTCGGACTGCTCGTCCTCTTCGAGTTCGTGAGCGGCTTCCTGCAGATGGGCATGGTGCCGCTGCTCCCGAAGATCGGCGACCGGCTCGGCGCGTCGGACTCCGACCTGTCCTGGGTCGTCGCCGTGCAGCTGCTGGCCGCCGCGGTCTGCGTCCCGGCCTTCGGGCGGCTGGGCGACCTCCACGGGCACCGGCTGATGCTGCGGATCTCCCTCGCCACGGTGGCCGCCGGGACGTGCCTCGTTGCCCTCGCGCCGTCGTTCGAGGTGCTGCTCCTCGGCCGGATCCTGCAAGGGCCGCTCGCCGCGCTGCTGCCGCTGGAGATCGCGCTCGTCCGCGACCGGCTCCCGGTCGCGCTCGCGCGCCGCGCCATCGCCCGGCTGGTGGGCGCCCTCACCGTCGGCTCGCTCCTCGGCGCGCTGGCCATGGGCGCGGCGGACGAGGCGCTCGGCGACGTCCGGCTGACGCTGCTGCTCCCCGCGGTGCTGACCGTCGTCTGCGTGCCGGTCTCCTTCCTGAGCGTCCCGGAGAGCCGGCGCCTCGCGGCGGGGCGCGTCGACCTGCCCGGCATCGTGCTGCTCGGCGCGGCCATGATCGGTCTGCTGCTGGGGGTGTCCGCCGCCGAGGAGCAGGGCTGGCTCACCGCACCGGTCCTCGGGCCGATCGCCGCGGGGGCGGGTCTGCTGGCCGTGTTCGCCGCCGTGGAGCTGCGCAGCGCCGACCCGCTGCTGGACCTGCGGGCGATGAAGGGGCGGGGCAGCGCGCCGTTCTACCTGGCCTCGTTCCTGTTCGGAGTGTTCTTCTTCGGCAGTCAGGCGCCCAACGCGACGTTCTGGGCGGCGGATCCGGCCGAGACCGGCTACGGGTTCGCCCTCGGCGCCCTGTCCATCTCCCTGATGTCCCTGCCGGGGGCGGTGTGCAGCGTGGTCGGCTCGACGCTGACCGCCCGTATCGCCGGCCGGACCGGTTACCGCCGGGCGCTCGTCGGGGCGTTCACGCTCGTCGCGCTCTCCTTCGGCTCGTTCGCGCTGCTGCACGACGCGTGGTGGCAGATGTCGCTGACGTACGCCGTGCTGGGTCTCGCGGTCGGGCTGGCGCTGGGGGCGATGCCCACGGTCGTCGTCGAGTCGGGCGACCCGTCCCGTTCCGGTGTCGCGACCGCCGTCTACAACAACGTCAAGACACTCGGCGGTGCGGTCGCGGGCGGGGTGTTCGCGTCGGTCCTCGGCTCGCTGCTCACCGTCGACGGCGAGGCGCCCGGCGAGCGCGCCTACGTGGTGCTGTGGGTCGTCGCCGGGGCGTGTGCCCTGGCCGCGGCGGGCGCGGTCGCCCTCGCCCACCGCGAGGAGGGGGCACCGGCCGCGGGAGGATGA
- a CDS encoding MerR family transcriptional regulator: MNGATPQPQPSHSHSHSIGELSARTGVPVRTIRFYSDTGLLPPTSRTPAGYRRYGDAALGRLHLIGVLRELDVDLATVRRVLDGDLSVAEVAAAHADATALQIRALRLRHSVLRLVARRGPNPEETVLMHRLARLTSDERRRMVADFVAALDAGTPQAHEAGAALRTALPDLPDEPSDAQLAAWVELAELMADADFRAGMARAALPPSDEDALPGADSEKAAELVPFVRQAVADAREAGIDPDGAEAVPVVDAVVERFAAVLGRPDGPELRDWMARRFAAGHDPLVERYWRLVWAVNDWQVIPGHLPFQPWMVQALRRSGRVSPSPR, translated from the coding sequence ATGAACGGCGCGACGCCCCAGCCCCAGCCCTCGCACTCGCACTCGCACTCGATCGGTGAACTGTCGGCCCGTACCGGCGTCCCCGTACGGACGATCCGGTTCTACTCGGACACCGGACTGCTGCCGCCCACCAGCCGCACGCCGGCCGGGTACCGCCGCTACGGCGACGCGGCCCTCGGCCGGCTCCACCTCATCGGCGTCCTGCGGGAGCTGGACGTCGACCTCGCCACGGTCCGCCGGGTCCTGGACGGGGACCTCTCCGTCGCCGAGGTCGCCGCCGCGCACGCCGACGCCACCGCCCTGCAAATCCGCGCGCTCCGACTGCGGCACAGCGTGCTGCGGCTCGTCGCCCGACGCGGCCCCAATCCCGAGGAGACCGTTCTCATGCACCGGCTCGCCCGCCTCACCTCCGACGAACGACGGCGCATGGTGGCCGACTTCGTCGCCGCCCTCGACGCCGGCACACCACAGGCCCACGAGGCCGGCGCCGCCCTGCGCACGGCCCTGCCCGACCTCCCCGACGAACCGTCCGACGCCCAGCTCGCCGCCTGGGTGGAGCTGGCCGAACTCATGGCCGACGCCGACTTCCGCGCGGGCATGGCCCGGGCGGCACTCCCGCCCTCCGACGAGGACGCCCTGCCGGGCGCGGACTCCGAGAAGGCGGCCGAGCTGGTGCCGTTCGTCCGGCAGGCCGTCGCCGACGCGAGGGAGGCGGGCATCGACCCGGACGGTGCCGAGGCCGTCCCGGTGGTCGACGCCGTCGTGGAGCGCTTCGCGGCCGTGCTCGGCCGTCCCGACGGCCCGGAGCTGCGGGACTGGATGGCACGGCGGTTCGCGGCGGGGCACGACCCGCTCGTCGAGCGGTACTGGCGCCTGGTGTGGGCCGTCAACGACTGGCAGGTGATCCCCGGCCACCTGCCCTTCCAGCCCTGGATGGTCCAAGCCCTCCGCCGGTCCGGCCGGGTCAGCCCCAGTCCCCGTTGA
- a CDS encoding PP2C family protein-serine/threonine phosphatase: protein MRPGDVDDEGAAARAGGRLPGDPVPDPGLGLGDEARPVPPPKPPPRWRTTYGRALLHALPVLLIAVAILYDIFTPRYFTAGPLYTAAPLIAAPIYSRRGTALTGVAVVASVIGLQLGKGVIHYVDSLTELITIATVAVLAVLVNGLVRRSDERLVSVREIAAAAQRAVLPEPAERIAGFEIAVCYEAAQADAFIGGDLYAVQDSARGVRLIVGDVRGKGMGAVAAVAVVIGAFREAAEQEATLEAVAQRLERALAREGTRRDGLDAFEGFTTAVLVELPHGDGTVRIVNRGHPPPLLLYADGTLGALPARESALPLGMGDLGVWPDRAEEVAFPGGATLLLYTDGLTEARDARGEFYDPQARLAGRAFRHPVKLLDTLAEDVRRHSGGGMADDMALLAVRRPRPGEHDHCHEP, encoded by the coding sequence GTGCGGCCAGGTGACGTGGACGACGAGGGAGCGGCCGCCAGGGCCGGTGGCCGGCTCCCCGGCGATCCCGTGCCCGACCCGGGTCTCGGCCTCGGCGACGAGGCGCGTCCCGTGCCGCCCCCGAAACCACCGCCGCGGTGGCGGACCACCTACGGACGGGCCCTCCTGCACGCGCTGCCCGTACTGCTGATCGCCGTCGCCATCCTGTACGACATCTTCACCCCCAGGTACTTCACCGCCGGCCCCCTCTACACCGCCGCACCCCTGATCGCCGCGCCGATCTACTCCCGGCGGGGCACGGCGCTCACCGGCGTCGCCGTGGTCGCCTCGGTCATCGGGCTCCAGCTCGGCAAGGGCGTCATCCACTACGTCGACTCCCTCACCGAGCTGATCACCATCGCCACGGTCGCCGTCCTCGCGGTCCTGGTGAACGGCCTCGTCCGCCGCAGCGACGAGCGCCTCGTCTCCGTCCGCGAGATCGCCGCGGCCGCCCAGCGCGCCGTACTGCCCGAACCCGCCGAGCGCATCGCCGGCTTCGAGATCGCCGTCTGCTACGAGGCGGCGCAGGCCGACGCCTTCATCGGCGGCGACCTGTACGCCGTGCAGGACAGCGCCCGCGGCGTCCGGCTCATCGTCGGGGACGTGCGCGGCAAGGGCATGGGCGCGGTGGCCGCCGTCGCCGTCGTGATCGGCGCCTTCCGGGAGGCCGCCGAGCAGGAGGCGACCCTGGAGGCGGTGGCGCAACGGCTGGAGCGGGCGCTGGCGCGCGAGGGCACCCGGCGCGACGGGCTGGACGCCTTCGAGGGCTTCACCACCGCCGTCCTCGTCGAACTCCCGCACGGCGACGGCACCGTACGCATCGTCAACCGCGGCCACCCGCCGCCCCTGCTGCTCTACGCCGACGGAACCCTGGGCGCGCTGCCCGCCCGCGAGTCGGCGCTGCCGCTCGGCATGGGCGATCTGGGTGTGTGGCCCGACCGGGCGGAGGAGGTCGCCTTCCCCGGTGGGGCCACGCTGCTGCTCTACACCGACGGGCTGACCGAAGCCCGGGACGCAAGGGGTGAGTTCTACGATCCGCAGGCGCGGCTGGCCGGCCGCGCCTTCCGCCATCCGGTGAAGCTGCTCGACACCCTCGCCGAGGACGTGCGCCGGCACTCCGGGGGCGGCATGGCCGACGACATGGCGCTGCTCGCCGTACGGCGCCCCCGACCCGGCGAGCATGATCATTGTCACGAGCCGTGA
- a CDS encoding M20 family metallopeptidase — protein sequence MSDPARTVLAGLDAVRSDVEDLYRDLHRNPELGLREHRTAKKAADALRESGYDVTEGVGGTGVIGVLANGDGPVVMVRADMDALPVRERTGLPYASTATVTDGDGREQPVMHACGHDVHVASLVGSARLMAESRDAWRGTFVALFQPSEENGDGADAMIGDGLTDRSPRPDVVLAQHVLPYPAGYVGTRAGSFLSAADSLRVTVHGRGAHGSAPQASVDPVVIAASIVVRLQTVVSRELAATTPAVVTVGSIHAGSGPNVIPDRAVLELNVRTYDDATRTQVLDAIKRIVRAECEASRSPEEPEFERLSSFPPTVNDEEPTRRVAEAFTAYFGDDAHTVELQTASEDMSELPQAFGVPFTYWAIGGIDPERYAEAARDGTVAQDIPVNHSAAFAPVVQPTLDTGVSALTVAALAWLGDRAA from the coding sequence ATGAGCGACCCCGCCCGCACCGTCCTCGCCGGCCTCGACGCCGTCCGCTCCGACGTGGAGGACCTCTACCGGGACCTGCACCGGAACCCCGAGCTGGGTCTGCGGGAGCACCGGACGGCGAAGAAGGCGGCGGACGCCCTGCGGGAGAGCGGCTACGACGTCACCGAGGGCGTCGGCGGCACCGGCGTGATCGGGGTCCTCGCGAACGGGGACGGCCCGGTCGTCATGGTCCGGGCCGACATGGACGCCCTGCCGGTGCGCGAGCGGACCGGCCTCCCGTACGCCTCCACCGCGACGGTGACCGACGGCGACGGCCGCGAGCAGCCGGTGATGCACGCGTGCGGGCACGACGTGCACGTCGCCTCCCTGGTCGGGTCCGCGCGCCTGATGGCCGAGTCCCGGGACGCCTGGCGCGGCACCTTCGTCGCGCTGTTCCAGCCCTCCGAGGAGAACGGGGACGGCGCCGACGCCATGATCGGGGACGGTCTGACCGACCGGTCGCCCCGCCCCGACGTCGTGCTCGCCCAGCATGTCCTGCCCTACCCCGCCGGCTACGTCGGCACCCGGGCCGGGTCCTTCCTGTCCGCGGCGGACAGCCTCCGCGTCACCGTGCACGGCCGGGGCGCGCACGGTTCGGCACCGCAGGCCTCCGTGGATCCCGTGGTGATCGCCGCCTCGATCGTCGTACGGCTGCAGACCGTCGTCTCCCGCGAACTGGCCGCCACCACGCCCGCCGTCGTCACGGTGGGCAGCATCCACGCGGGCAGCGGTCCCAACGTCATCCCCGACCGGGCCGTCCTCGAACTGAACGTCCGCACGTACGACGACGCCACCCGCACCCAGGTCCTGGACGCGATCAAGCGCATCGTCCGCGCCGAGTGCGAGGCGTCCCGCTCCCCCGAGGAACCGGAGTTCGAGCGGCTCTCGTCCTTCCCGCCCACCGTCAACGACGAGGAGCCGACCCGGCGCGTCGCGGAGGCGTTCACCGCGTACTTCGGCGACGACGCCCACACCGTCGAGCTGCAGACCGCCAGCGAGGACATGAGTGAGCTGCCCCAGGCGTTCGGGGTGCCGTTCACCTACTGGGCGATCGGCGGCATCGACCCCGAGCGCTACGCCGAGGCCGCCCGCGACGGCACCGTCGCCCAGGACATCCCGGTCAACCACAGCGCCGCCTTCGCCCCCGTCGTCCAGCCGACCCTGGACACGGGCGTGAGCGCGCTGACGGTGGCCGCCCTCGCCTGGCTCGGAGACCGCGCCGCGTAG
- a CDS encoding winged helix-turn-helix domain-containing protein, with protein MTDLPRYEYVKLADAIAADIASGKLPQGAALPGERAMTDLYGVSIGTVRRAIVELRNRGLVATLPAKGTYVIAEPDSAS; from the coding sequence ATGACTGATCTCCCGCGCTACGAATACGTGAAGCTCGCGGACGCCATCGCCGCCGACATCGCCTCGGGCAAGTTGCCGCAGGGTGCGGCGCTTCCCGGCGAGCGCGCAATGACGGACCTGTACGGCGTGAGCATCGGCACCGTACGACGCGCGATCGTCGAGCTTCGGAACCGAGGTCTCGTCGCCACACTGCCCGCGAAGGGGACGTACGTCATCGCGGAGCCCGACAGCGCTTCATGA
- a CDS encoding M20 metallopeptidase family protein — translation MNALHDGDADSYSGSGGLHDDLVRLRHALHREPETGLDLPRTRAKVLAALDGLPLEISTGKRLGSVTAVLRGGRPGPAVLLRGDMDALPVREESGVPYASEVPGVMHACGHDVHTAALVGAARLLAARRDELAGDVVFMFQPGEEGYGGARLMVEEGVLDAAGTRVVAAYGLHVFSTILPLGVVATRPGPLLAASDAVTVTVTGRGGHGSSPHAAADPVQAVCEMVTALQTMVTRTVDVFDPAVLTVGSLHTGTAHNVIPETARFEATVRSFSATTQRAVRQGVHRTVQGVAAAHGVRAQVDYQDLYPPTVNDADEAAFALRTARDLFGAGRAVEAPQPIAGSEDFSFVLQEVPGAFLGLGACPPDRDPATAPMNHSPQAVYDDAVLTDAAVLLARLAADRLELAAAVPTPSPTEKSR, via the coding sequence ATGAACGCACTCCACGACGGCGACGCCGACTCCTACTCCGGCTCCGGCGGCCTGCACGACGACCTGGTCCGGCTCCGCCACGCCCTGCACCGCGAACCCGAGACCGGCCTCGACCTCCCCCGCACCCGGGCGAAGGTGCTCGCCGCCCTCGACGGGCTGCCGCTGGAGATCAGTACGGGCAAGCGTCTCGGTTCCGTCACCGCCGTCCTGCGCGGTGGCCGCCCGGGGCCGGCCGTCCTGCTGCGCGGGGACATGGACGCGCTGCCGGTGCGGGAGGAGAGCGGGGTGCCGTACGCCTCCGAGGTGCCCGGCGTGATGCACGCCTGCGGCCACGACGTGCACACCGCCGCGCTGGTGGGCGCCGCGCGTCTGCTGGCCGCTCGGCGGGACGAGCTGGCCGGGGACGTGGTGTTCATGTTCCAGCCGGGTGAAGAGGGCTACGGCGGGGCCCGGCTCATGGTCGAGGAGGGGGTGCTGGACGCCGCCGGGACACGCGTGGTCGCCGCCTACGGGCTGCACGTGTTCTCCACGATCCTGCCCCTCGGCGTGGTCGCCACCCGCCCCGGACCGCTGCTGGCCGCGTCCGACGCCGTCACGGTCACCGTCACCGGGCGCGGCGGCCACGGCTCGTCGCCGCACGCTGCCGCCGACCCGGTCCAGGCGGTCTGCGAGATGGTCACCGCCCTGCAGACGATGGTCACGCGGACGGTGGACGTCTTCGACCCGGCCGTCCTCACCGTCGGCTCGCTGCACACCGGGACGGCGCACAACGTCATCCCGGAGACCGCCCGCTTCGAGGCGACGGTGCGCAGCTTCTCCGCCACCACGCAGCGGGCGGTCCGCCAGGGCGTACACCGCACGGTCCAGGGCGTCGCGGCCGCCCACGGCGTCCGGGCGCAGGTCGACTACCAGGACCTGTACCCGCCCACGGTCAACGACGCGGACGAGGCCGCCTTCGCCCTGCGTACCGCCCGCGACCTCTTCGGCGCCGGGCGGGCCGTCGAGGCGCCGCAGCCCATCGCAGGCTCGGAGGACTTCTCCTTCGTGCTCCAGGAGGTACCGGGTGCCTTCCTCGGCCTCGGCGCCTGCCCGCCGGACCGCGACCCGGCGACCGCGCCGATGAACCACTCGCCGCAGGCCGTCTACGACGACGCGGTGCTTACCGACGCGGCGGTGCTGCTCGCCCGGCTCGCCGCCGACCGCCTGGAACTCGCCGCCGCCGTGCCGACTCCGTCGCCCACGGAGAAGTCCAGGTGA
- a CDS encoding M23 family metallopeptidase — MASNRPAPEAPFVSAGHGSDTFGHDVPRAEEGPWEEWNPTAESIRPVRGRHRVAKQRGGLARSSTVLGVGVIAAVGAGGMASAQTGKPPVAISMPDLPNVGSLMPGGEEEAEPEGSATPLSGIAAASAGVSDESAADAGESLRARIMAQAEQQQAQVESKAAAEAQAAAEKKAQEAAAKAEKEAEAKAAAAKKKAEEEAAKKAEAERLAKLAKQYTLPTSSYTISSTFGQAGAYWSSGHHTGLDFAAPTGTLLKAVHSGTITSAGWDGSYGYKTVLTLDDGTELWYAHQSSISVNVGQKVATGDVIGRVGATGNVTGAHLHLEVHPDGGSGIDPMAWLQGKGINP, encoded by the coding sequence GTGGCGTCCAACCGGCCTGCCCCCGAGGCCCCGTTCGTGTCCGCAGGGCACGGCAGCGACACCTTCGGTCATGACGTCCCCCGCGCCGAAGAGGGCCCCTGGGAGGAGTGGAATCCCACCGCGGAGTCCATCCGCCCCGTGCGCGGCCGGCACCGCGTCGCCAAACAGCGCGGCGGACTCGCCCGCAGCTCCACCGTCCTCGGCGTCGGTGTCATAGCCGCCGTCGGCGCGGGCGGCATGGCCAGCGCGCAGACCGGCAAGCCGCCGGTCGCGATCTCCATGCCGGACCTGCCGAACGTCGGCTCACTCATGCCCGGCGGCGAGGAGGAGGCCGAGCCCGAGGGCTCCGCCACCCCGCTCAGCGGCATCGCCGCGGCCTCCGCCGGCGTCTCGGACGAGAGCGCCGCCGACGCCGGTGAGTCGCTGCGCGCCCGGATCATGGCGCAGGCCGAGCAGCAGCAGGCGCAGGTCGAGTCGAAGGCCGCCGCCGAGGCCCAGGCGGCCGCCGAGAAGAAGGCGCAGGAAGCCGCCGCCAAGGCCGAGAAGGAGGCCGAGGCCAAGGCCGCCGCCGCCAAGAAGAAGGCGGAGGAGGAGGCCGCGAAGAAGGCCGAGGCAGAACGGCTCGCGAAGCTGGCCAAGCAGTACACGCTGCCGACCTCGTCGTACACGATCTCCTCGACCTTCGGCCAGGCCGGCGCCTACTGGTCCTCCGGCCACCACACCGGCCTCGACTTCGCCGCCCCCACGGGCACGCTGCTCAAGGCGGTGCACAGCGGCACGATCACGTCGGCCGGCTGGGACGGGTCGTACGGCTACAAGACCGTCCTCACGCTCGACGACGGCACCGAGCTCTGGTACGCCCACCAGTCCTCCATCAGCGTCAACGTCGGCCAGAAGGTCGCCACCGGTGACGTCATCGGCCGCGTCGGCGCCACCGGCAACGTCACGGGCGCCCACCTCCACCTCGAGGTCCACCCGGACGGCGGCTCCGGCATCGACCCGATGGCCTGGCTGCAGGGCAAGGGCATCAACCCCTGA
- a CDS encoding dihydrofolate reductase family protein — MPLPHVLLSAAVSLDGYLDDTGPERLLLSGPADFDRVDEVRASVDAILVGAGTIRADDPRLLVNSAERRAARVAAGEAAYPLKVTVSGSGELDPAARFWHTGGDKVLLTTDDGARRARALGIGADVVSLGAEIDWQAALEYLHDRRGVRRLMVEGGGTVHTQLLQRELADELHLVLAPILVGDPAAPRLFGPGAYQGGRLRLVESRRIEDVVLNRYLPTAPGAGDRVAAADRHWLALACELAELCPPSDTAFSVGAVVVAADGSELARGYSREGGDPVVHAEEAALAKIDPHDPRLARATVYSSLEPCARRASRPAPCARLILDAGVRRVVTAWREPDTFVAGADGSGVLAAHGAAVVVLGEYAQRAKAPNRHLEG; from the coding sequence ATGCCCCTCCCCCACGTCCTCCTCTCCGCCGCCGTCTCCCTCGACGGCTACCTGGACGACACCGGCCCCGAACGCCTCCTGCTGTCCGGCCCCGCCGACTTCGATCGGGTGGACGAGGTGCGGGCGTCGGTCGACGCGATCCTGGTCGGCGCCGGGACGATCCGGGCCGACGATCCGCGGCTGCTGGTGAACTCGGCCGAGCGGCGGGCGGCGCGCGTCGCGGCCGGGGAGGCGGCGTATCCGCTCAAGGTCACCGTCAGCGGCAGCGGCGAGCTGGATCCGGCGGCGCGGTTCTGGCACACGGGCGGGGACAAGGTGCTGCTGACCACGGACGACGGCGCCCGGCGGGCCCGTGCGCTGGGGATCGGCGCCGATGTGGTGTCCCTGGGGGCGGAGATCGACTGGCAGGCGGCGTTGGAATATCTGCACGACCGGCGGGGCGTGCGCAGGCTCATGGTCGAAGGGGGCGGGACCGTGCACACCCAGCTGCTCCAGCGGGAACTCGCCGACGAGCTGCACCTCGTCCTCGCGCCGATCCTCGTCGGGGACCCGGCCGCACCCCGGCTGTTCGGGCCCGGTGCCTACCAGGGTGGGCGGCTGCGGCTGGTGGAGTCGCGGCGGATCGAGGACGTGGTGCTGAACCGGTACCTCCCCACCGCACCCGGTGCCGGTGACCGCGTGGCCGCCGCCGACCGGCACTGGCTGGCGCTCGCCTGTGAGCTGGCCGAGCTGTGCCCGCCGTCGGACACGGCGTTCAGCGTGGGGGCCGTCGTGGTCGCCGCCGACGGGAGCGAACTGGCCCGGGGGTACTCGCGGGAAGGGGGCGATCCCGTCGTGCACGCCGAGGAGGCCGCGCTCGCGAAGATCGACCCGCACGACCCACGGCTCGCCCGGGCCACCGTGTACAGCAGCCTGGAGCCCTGCGCCCGACGCGCCTCCCGGCCCGCGCCCTGCGCCCGGCTGATCCTCGACGCCGGGGTGCGCCGCGTCGTCACGGCCTGGCGCGAGCCGGACACCTTCGTGGCGGGGGCGGACGGGAGCGGGGTGCTCGCCGCGCACGGCGCCGCCGTCGTCGTACTGGGCGAGTACGCGCAGCGGGCGAAGGCGCCGAACCGGCATCTGGAGGGGTAG
- a CDS encoding DUF6247 family protein, whose translation MSAHAAEPTPVVPPMPERNPKALRAAIAQYAPQLLPDFDEHWKRAIADTFDIAPLPAFMARWWGEYAIARDPELDARMADLHHRAAESTDLAEAQALLEEASEIRHRVRETEPGE comes from the coding sequence ATGTCCGCTCACGCCGCAGAACCCACGCCAGTCGTTCCGCCCATGCCCGAGCGGAACCCGAAGGCGCTCCGCGCTGCCATCGCCCAGTACGCTCCGCAGCTTCTGCCGGACTTCGATGAGCACTGGAAGCGGGCGATCGCCGACACCTTCGACATCGCTCCGCTTCCCGCGTTCATGGCCCGTTGGTGGGGCGAATACGCGATCGCCCGCGATCCGGAGCTGGACGCGCGCATGGCTGATCTCCACCACCGCGCGGCGGAGTCCACCGACCTCGCCGAGGCCCAGGCACTTCTCGAAGAGGCGTCGGAGATCCGGCACAGGGTGCGAGAGACGGAGCCCGGCGAGTGA